The following are encoded in a window of Oncorhynchus keta strain PuntledgeMale-10-30-2019 chromosome 10, Oket_V2, whole genome shotgun sequence genomic DNA:
- the LOC118389150 gene encoding BTB/POZ domain-containing protein 3-like, which produces MAAELFPTKKLAPVSSTKTAVQQYQQQNLNNNTIHSCNWQGLYPTIRERNSVMFNNELMADVHFVVGPPGGTQRVPGHKYVLAVGSNVFHAMFYGELAEDKEEIRIPDVEPPSFLAMLKYIYCDEIDLCADTVLATLYAAKKYIVPHLARACVNFLETSLSAKNACVLLSQSCLFEEPDLTLRCWEVIDAQAELALRSEGFTDIDSVTLESILRRETLNAKEMVVFEAALSWAEAECQRQDLTPTIENKRLALGKAIYLIRIPTMTLDDFANSAAQSGVLTLNETNDIFLWYTAAKKPELLFASKLRKGLAPQRCHRFQSCAYRSNQWRYRGRCDSIQFAVDKRVFIAGFGLYGSSCGSAEYNAKIELKRQGVPLGQSLIKYFSDGSSSTLPVWFEYPVQIEPDTFYTASVVLDGNELSYFGQEGMTEVQCGKVTFQFQCSSDSTNGTGVQGGQIPELIFYA; this is translated from the exons ATGGCTGCAGAGCTCTTTCCCACCAAGAAGCTGGCCCCAGTATCCTCAACcaaaacagctgtgcagcaatACCAGCAGCAGAACCTGAATAACAACACCATTCACAGCTGCAACTGGCAAGGGCTCTATCCTACCATCCGAGAGAG GAATTCAGTCATGTTCAACAATGAGTTGATGGCAGATGTTCACTTTGTTGTTGGCCCCCCAGGAGGGACTCAGCGAGTACCTGGGCACAAG TATGTGCTGGCTGTGGGGAGTAATGTGTTCCACGCCATGTTTTACGGTGAATTGGCAGAGGACAAGGAAGAGATCCGTATCCCTGATGTGGAGCCTCCCTCCTTCCTAGCCATGCTGAA GTACATCTACTGTGACGAGATCGACCTGTGTGCTGACACTGTCCTGGCTACGCTCTATGCCGCCAAGAAGTACATCGTGCCCCACCTGGCTCGGGCCTGCGTCAACTTCCTGGAGACGAGCCTGAGTGCCAAGAATGCTTGCGTTCTGCTCTCCCAGAGCTGCCTGTTTGAGGAGCCCGACCTGACGCTGCGCTGCTGGGAGGTGATCGACGCCCAAGCCGAGCTGGCGCTGCGCTCCGAGGGCTTCACAGACATCGACTCGGTGACCCTGGAGAGTATCCTGCGCCGCGAGACGCTCAATGCCAAGGAGATGGTGGTGTTCGAGGCGGCATTGAGCTGGGCTGAGGCCGAATGCCAGCGCCAGGACCTGACGCCCACCATTGAGAACAAACGGCTGGCGCTGGGCAAGGCCATCTACCTGATCCGCATTCCCACCATGACGCTGGATGACTTCGCCAACAGTGCGGCACAGTCGGGCGTGCTGACGCTCAACGAGACCAACGACATCTTCCTGTGGTACACGGCTGCCAAGAAGCCTGAGCTGCTGTTTGCCAGCAAGCTGCGCAAGGGCCTGGCGCCGCAGCGCTGCCACCGTTTCCAGTCGTGTGCCTACCGGAGTAACCAGTGGCGCTACCGGGGCCGCTGCGACAGCATCCAGTTCGCCGTGGACAAGCGAGTGTTCATTGCCGGCTTTGGCCTGTATGGCTCCAGCTGTGGCTCAGCAGAGTACAACGCCAAGATTGAACTCAAGAGGCAGGGCGTGCCGCTGGGCCAGAGCCTCATCAAGTACTTTTCAGATGGCTCCAGCAGCACATTACCAGTGTGGTTTGAATACCCTGTGCAGATCGAGCCCGACACATTCTACACGGCCAGCGTTGTGCTGGACGGCAACGAGCTCAGCTACTTTGGCCAGGAGGGGATGACTGAGGTGCAGTGTGGCAAGGTCACCTTCCAGTTCCAGTGCTCCTCGGACAGCACCAATGGGACAGGTGTGCAGGGGGGGCAAATACCTGAGCTCATCTTTTACGCTTGA